Proteins from one Pseudoliparis swirei isolate HS2019 ecotype Mariana Trench chromosome 22, NWPU_hadal_v1, whole genome shotgun sequence genomic window:
- the LOC130213358 gene encoding tumor necrosis factor receptor superfamily member 6B-like, translating into MGDKHIISMLLVPLLLLLSGVESTPTFAHRDSLTGEALTCDKCPPGTHMATYCSGTTPTVCARCRDHHFTELWNYLPKCLYCNNLCIEKQEVETECTATSNRVCRCKDGFYISGDSCMRHLACGPRHGVQTKGTSQTNTVCETCSNGHFSTSSSALESCVKHQECAGGQIALLPGSLNQDTMCGSCEDLSNGSETLRTFFSGFLSMHRIRVIKLKRFVARHIHKLEDGTLPKQRGPLMDQIRAWLTRAPEEQLKTLPKMLKASQLSSLTDKLETMFNEIKQQSSNCTLPLLDV; encoded by the exons ATGGGTGACAAGCACATCATCAGCATG ctcctcgtACCGTTGCTGCTCCTGCTCTCTGGTGTGGAATCCACTCCCACCTTTGCACACCGAGACTCTCTCACCGGGGAAGCCCTCACCTGTGACAAGTGTCCACCCGGAACGCACATGGCGACGTACTGCAGCGGCACCACGCCCACCGTGTGCGCGCGGTGCAGAGACCACCACTTCACCGAGTTGTGGAACTACCTGCCCAAGTGCCTCTACTGCAACAACCTATGCATTGAGAAGCAGGAGGTGGAGACGGAGTGCACAGCAACCAGCAACCGAGTCTGTCGGTGCAAAGACGGCTTCTACATAAGCGGGGATTCGTGCATGAGACACTTAGCTTGCGGGCCCAGACACGGTGTTCAAACTAAAG GTACgtcacaaacaaacactgtTTGTGAAACTTGTTCCAATGGCCACTTCTCCACCTCATCCTCTGCGCTTGAGTCGTGCGTAAAACACCAGGAATGCGCAGGCGGACAGATTGCGCTTCTCCCCGGCTCGCTCAACCAAGATACGATGTGTGGCTCCTGTGAGGATCTTTCAAATGGCA GTGAGACGCtcagaacatttttctcagGATTCCTCAGTATGCACAGGATACGTGTCATCAAATTAAAGAGATTTGTTGCCAG GCACATTCATAAATTAGAGGATGGGACTCTCCCCAAACAGAGGGGTCCTCTCATGGATCAGATCAGAGCGTGGTTGACCCGGGCTCCCGAGGAGCAGCTGAAAACACTGCCAAAGATGCTGAAGGCTTCACAGCTCAGCTCCTTGACGGACAAACTAGAGACCATGTTCAATGAGATTAAGCAGCAGAGCTCAAACTGTACCTTACCACTCTTAGATGTTTAG
- the LOC130213357 gene encoding tumor necrosis factor receptor superfamily member 11B-like — protein sequence MSARIAKSNPAMKLIVLFTASLSWAFQQQAVPPKYQYRDPVTSDLLLCDQCPPGTAVKRHCTANSPTECQACPERHFAENWHWGDTCQYCTSVCKERQLVKQQCNSTNDQLCECAPGFHLVVEFCITHSTCAPGYGVTALGTAVSDTACERCSAGHFSSNDSPTEACQRQRNCSDMGLKTLRWGTSTSNSLCGTPDKKATLGCSQHHTLCHTDVTLCEEAVFQSLSSLRLSSVPLERLLESLPGQRVDHKSLERLKKTCSPQQQVLQLLRLWMERNKDQGKMYAIIQGMNHCERKVSRCNSLKNLTLVDLLKVSNSLPGVKVQQEDVRAVVSTCLPRQYILQLLHLWKTTNHELDLAKGLSHSLRVLRNQGAPRYLLKGLKRISRIIGTTSAHKKYEKMFVSMLPDESCFKAHKPLNE from the exons ATGAGCGCTCGGATAGCGAAATCCAACCCGGCCATGAAACTCATAGTG CTCttcacagcctctctctcctgggCCTTCCAGCAGCAGGCCGTACCGCCAAAGTACCAGTACCGCGACCCTGTCACATctgacctcctgctgtgtgaccAGTGTCCTCCCGGCACAGCCGTGAAAAGACACTGCACCGCTAACTCGCCCACAGAGTGCCAGGCCTGTCCTGAGAGGCATTTCGCTGAGAACTGGCACTGGGGGGACACGTGCCAATACTGCACCTCG GTGTGCAAAGAGAGACAGCTCGTGAAGCAGCAGTGCAACAGCACCAACGACCAGCTGTGTGAGTGCGCTCCAGGTTTCCACCTAGTGGTGGAGTTTTGCATCACACACAGTACCTGTGCACCTGGCTACGGAGTGACAGCCCTAG GTACAGCGGTGAGCGACACCGCATGTGAACGTTGTTCCGCTGGTCATTTCTCCAGCAACGACTCTCCCACCGAGGCATGTCAGCGCCAAAGAAATTGCTCCGATATGGGCTTAAAGACATTGAGATGGGGCACGTCCACTTCAAACAGCCTCTGTGGCACTCCGGACAAGAAGGCAACTCTGGGGTGCTCTCAGCATCACACTCTGTGCCACACCG ATGTGACCCTGTGTGAGGAGGCGGTCTTCcagtctctctcctccctgcgACTGTCCTCGGTGCCCCTGGAGCGCCTGTTAGAGAGTCTTCCCGGGCAGAGGGTGGACCATAAGAGCCTGGAGAGGCTGAAGAAGACCTGCTCTCCCCAGCAGCAGGTCCTACAGCTGCTGCGACTCTGGATGGAGCGGAACAAAGACCAAGGCAAGATGTACGCCATCATACAAG GTATGAACCACTGTGAGAGGAAAGTCTCCCGCTGCAACAGTTTAAAAAATCTGACCCTGGTCGACCTCCTGAAGGTCAGCAACAGTCTTCCGGGGGTCAAAGTTCAGCAGGAGGATGTGCGGGCCGTGGTCTCTACTTGCCTGCCCAGGCAGTACATCCTGCAGCTTCTTCACCTCTGGAAGACGACAAACCACGAGCTGGATCTAGCCAAAGGTCTGTCTCACAGTCTGAGGGTGCTGCGCAACCAGGGGGCGCCGCGCTATCTGCTGAAAGGCCTGAAGAGGATCAGCCGCATCATAGGAACCACCTCGGCGCACAAGAAGTACGAGAAGATGTTTGTTAGTATGCTTCCCGATGAGTCGTGTTTTAAGGCTCATAAGCCATTAAATGAATAG